A genome region from Chryseobacterium sp. G0186 includes the following:
- a CDS encoding NAD(P)/FAD-dependent oxidoreductase, whose amino-acid sequence MKNVDYIIVGDGYAGLFFAHQLIKNNKSFVIYSEGRKSASQVSAGIINPVVLKKFTTFWKAQEQIDFLKESLKEIESYTNEDYLINASIHRIFHDENEQKLWLKKSANEELSNFLDEKFESLKVVKNDFQAGKVNQSARLNVNGFFTGLFNYFEKNGFLIKEKFDYDQLAPSESSYKDLNFKNMIFCEGMGVKENPYFSEIAVNPNKGHHIKVKLSEPIPENMTIKKKHFLFPTGNGLYFYGGTYDREQLHHHIDDSAVNQLVNGLSEFYPYDFAVEEVNFGFRPTVKDRRPIIGRHENFDNLYVFNGLGARGILNGCYFSRDLFRWIEEDIPLHEEVSLNRFK is encoded by the coding sequence ATGAAAAATGTAGATTATATAATTGTAGGAGATGGCTACGCCGGACTTTTCTTTGCGCATCAGCTAATTAAGAATAATAAATCATTTGTGATCTATTCAGAGGGCAGAAAAAGTGCTTCACAGGTTTCAGCAGGAATTATTAATCCTGTTGTTCTTAAAAAGTTCACGACATTCTGGAAAGCACAGGAACAAATTGATTTTCTTAAAGAAAGTCTTAAAGAAATAGAATCTTATACCAATGAGGATTATTTGATCAATGCTTCCATTCACAGAATTTTTCATGATGAAAATGAACAGAAGCTTTGGCTCAAAAAATCGGCGAATGAAGAATTATCAAACTTTTTAGACGAAAAATTTGAATCTTTAAAGGTGGTAAAAAACGACTTTCAGGCCGGAAAGGTGAATCAGTCTGCCAGATTAAATGTAAATGGATTTTTTACAGGTTTATTCAATTATTTTGAAAAAAATGGATTTTTAATAAAAGAAAAGTTCGATTATGATCAGCTTGCCCCATCCGAATCCTCTTATAAAGATTTAAATTTTAAAAATATGATCTTTTGTGAAGGAATGGGGGTGAAAGAAAATCCTTACTTTTCAGAAATTGCTGTCAATCCAAATAAAGGACATCATATAAAAGTGAAACTTTCCGAGCCTATTCCTGAAAATATGACCATTAAGAAAAAACATTTTCTTTTCCCAACAGGAAACGGCCTTTATTTCTACGGTGGAACTTATGATAGAGAACAGCTTCATCATCATATCGATGATTCGGCAGTTAATCAATTGGTCAATGGGCTTTCAGAATTTTATCCTTACGATTTTGCAGTGGAAGAAGTGAATTTTGGTTTCAGACCTACGGTAAAAGATAGAAGACCGATTATCGGAAGACACGAGAATTTTGATAATCTGTATGTATTTAATGGATTGGGAGCAAGAGGAATATTGAACGGCTGTTATTTTTCAAGAGATTTATTCCGATGGATAGAAGAAGATATTCCGTTACATGAAGAAGTTTCCTTAAATAGATTTAAGTAG
- a CDS encoding SemiSWEET transporter: MNENLLGIIAGILTSISMIPQLVKVIREKNVEDISLLMLLILISGLSLWIGYGIVKDELPIIVSNSFAVLVNISLLICYIIYNKKT; the protein is encoded by the coding sequence ATGAATGAAAACTTATTGGGAATAATAGCAGGAATACTTACCTCCATATCAATGATTCCACAACTTGTGAAAGTGATCAGGGAAAAAAATGTGGAAGATATTTCTTTGCTTATGCTTTTGATTTTGATCTCCGGATTATCTCTGTGGATAGGGTATGGCATTGTAAAAGATGAACTGCCTATCATTGTATCAAACTCATTTGCAGTTCTGGTCAATATAAGTCTTCTGATTTGCTATATTATCTACAACAAAAAGACATAA
- a CDS encoding META domain-containing protein, producing the protein MKSFYYYLSALFVAAFLVVSCQTQTAQKSTNDITGKKWKLTELNGQPIQLKNSKNNPYFKLNMDGMRYEGHAGCNGLGGTFEIKPDIMRIKFNQGMSTMMACEDLDIENQFTKAILAADNYSVNGNTLTLNKARMAPLAKFVLE; encoded by the coding sequence ATGAAAAGCTTTTATTACTATCTATCCGCTCTTTTCGTAGCTGCATTTCTAGTAGTTTCTTGTCAGACACAGACAGCACAAAAATCTACCAATGATATTACAGGAAAAAAATGGAAATTAACGGAACTTAATGGCCAGCCTATCCAATTGAAGAATTCAAAAAACAATCCTTACTTCAAACTTAATATGGATGGAATGAGATATGAGGGGCATGCCGGATGTAATGGCTTAGGAGGTACTTTTGAGATCAAACCTGATATCATGAGAATTAAATTCAATCAGGGAATGTCTACCATGATGGCTTGTGAAGATCTGGATATTGAAAACCAGTTTACAAAAGCAATCCTTGCAGCAGACAATTATTCTGTAAACGGAAATACCTTAACGTTAAACAAAGCAAGAATGGCTCCTTTGGCTAAATTTGTTCTTGAATAA
- a CDS encoding efflux RND transporter periplasmic adaptor subunit, translated as MKRVVSGIALSVLLLAVSCNKKKEEKEEVTTYPVTSPVVMDTVINKEYVAQIQSVKNIEVRAQEKGFLEKIFVDEGQYVQAGQTLFRIMPKLYQAELLKAKAEVEQASIELKNASTLAGNNIVSKNEKAMAKAKLDAANAEMKLAQIHLSFTDIKAPFSGIINRIPLKLGSLVDEGDLLTSLSDNTSIYTYFNVSEPEYLSYQTHAADRGSNQVSLITANGETYTQKGEIQTIEGEFDNETGNIAFRAKFPNPDKLLRNGETGKVQMTMPVHNALIIPQKATYEIQDQKYVFVIDKNGVAKSKNIKIAYELPDLYVVSSGISKGDQILLEGVQKVKDDQKVKTKFQDPKKVLQTLKLKAE; from the coding sequence ATAAAAAGAGTTGTCTCAGGCATTGCACTGAGTGTCCTTTTACTGGCGGTTAGCTGCAACAAGAAAAAGGAAGAAAAAGAAGAGGTAACAACCTATCCGGTAACTTCTCCGGTAGTGATGGATACCGTAATAAACAAAGAATATGTAGCTCAGATCCAGTCTGTAAAGAACATCGAAGTTCGTGCGCAGGAAAAAGGGTTTCTCGAGAAAATCTTTGTAGACGAGGGGCAGTATGTACAGGCAGGCCAAACCTTATTCAGGATTATGCCTAAACTGTACCAGGCTGAATTATTAAAGGCAAAAGCTGAAGTAGAACAAGCCTCCATCGAATTGAAAAATGCAAGCACATTGGCGGGAAACAATATTGTTTCTAAAAATGAAAAGGCTATGGCCAAAGCTAAGCTGGATGCTGCCAATGCAGAAATGAAACTAGCCCAGATTCATTTGTCTTTTACTGATATCAAGGCTCCGTTTTCCGGGATTATCAATAGAATTCCTTTAAAATTGGGGAGTCTGGTAGATGAAGGGGATCTTTTGACTTCATTGTCCGACAATACAAGCATTTATACTTATTTTAATGTTTCTGAGCCGGAATATCTGAGCTATCAAACCCATGCGGCAGACAGAGGAAGCAATCAGGTTTCCCTGATTACAGCTAATGGGGAAACGTATACGCAAAAAGGAGAAATTCAAACAATAGAGGGAGAGTTTGATAATGAAACAGGGAATATTGCTTTCCGTGCAAAGTTTCCAAACCCGGATAAATTGCTGAGAAACGGAGAAACCGGAAAAGTGCAGATGACAATGCCGGTTCATAATGCATTGATCATTCCGCAGAAAGCAACCTATGAAATTCAGGATCAGAAATATGTATTTGTTATCGATAAAAACGGAGTAGCAAAATCCAAAAATATCAAAATTGCCTATGAACTTCCCGATCTGTATGTAGTAAGCTCAGGGATTTCAAAAGGAGATCAGATTCTTTTGGAGGGAGTTCAGAAAGTAAAGGATGACCAAAAGGTGAAAACAAAATTCCAGGATCCTAAAAAGGTTCTTCAAACATTGAAATTAAAAGCAGAGTAG
- a CDS encoding efflux RND transporter permease subunit, whose product MFKKFIRRPVLSIVISLIIVFLGILSLVKLPVTQFPSISPPKVNITAEYPGANNELLIKSVVIPLERGLNGVPGMKYMTSDAGNDGEASIQVVFDLGTDPNVAAVNVQNRVSSVVNKLPPLVVREGVKITREEPNMLMYINLYSDDPKADQKFLFNYADINVMSELRRVSGVGFADILGTREYAMRIWLKPDRLTAYNISADEVMESLNDQSLEASPGKTGESSGKRSQSFEYVLKYPGRFNNEKDYGNIILRAKPDGESIRLKDVADIEFGSSMYDIYSTLNGKPSAAITVKQSYGSNASDVIKNVKALMKDLEKNNFPKGMHYDISYDVSRFLDASMEKVIHTLFEAFILVAIVVFLFLGDWRSTLIPALAVPVSLVGTFAIMSAFGITLNMISLFALVMAIGVVVDDAIVVIEAVHAKMEEKNLSPLKATEEAMHEISGAIIAITLVMASVFIPIAFMSGPVGVFYRQFSITMASSIILSGVVALTLTPALCALILKNNHGKAKKKTPVSIFLDKFNNIFTKGAGKYEKMLNKTVTKKVVTLPLLLGFCICTFFLSNSLPSGFIPAEDQGMIYAIIQTPPGSTLERTNQIAKELLRESEDIDGVQSVSSLAGYEILTEGTGSNSGTCLINLKSWEERKESAAEIIEKLEEKAKNIPGANIEFFQPPSIPGYGAAGGFELRLLDKGGSGDYHKMEQVSNDFVKELKKRPELGSAFTFYSASFPQYMLKIDNDLAEQKGVTIAKAMDNLSTLIGSNYETSFIRFDRPYKVIVQAGPQYRALPTDLLKLYVKNDKDQMVPYSDFMHLEKVYGLSEITRHNMYNSAEVSGTPAPGYSSGQAIQAIKEVADKTLPRGFGIDWAGISKDEVSRGNEAVFIFLVCLGFVYLILAAQYESFILPLPVILSLPTGIFGAFLCLKLLGLENNIYAQVAMVMLIGLLGKNAVLIVEFAVQKKAEEGISVAKAAIEGAAIRFRPILMTSFAFVAGLIPLVIATGPGAVGNRTIGTAAAGGMLIGTVFGLMIIPGLYYIFGTIAEKSRLARYEEENPLTEQTEPYEHDGKFED is encoded by the coding sequence ATGTTTAAGAAATTCATTCGCAGACCCGTTCTGTCTATAGTAATCTCACTGATTATTGTGTTTTTAGGAATCCTGTCATTGGTAAAACTTCCGGTGACACAGTTCCCATCCATTTCTCCACCCAAGGTAAACATCACCGCCGAATATCCTGGAGCCAACAACGAATTATTGATTAAATCTGTTGTTATTCCATTGGAAAGAGGATTAAATGGTGTGCCGGGTATGAAATACATGACCTCAGATGCCGGTAACGATGGGGAAGCCTCTATTCAGGTGGTATTCGATTTGGGTACAGATCCCAATGTTGCTGCCGTAAATGTTCAAAACCGTGTATCCTCGGTGGTTAATAAATTACCGCCGTTAGTTGTTCGTGAAGGGGTAAAGATTACTCGTGAAGAACCGAATATGTTGATGTACATTAACCTGTACAGTGATGATCCCAAAGCCGATCAGAAATTCCTGTTCAACTATGCAGATATCAATGTGATGTCTGAATTGAGAAGGGTAAGTGGGGTAGGTTTTGCCGATATCCTGGGAACCCGTGAATATGCAATGCGTATTTGGCTTAAACCGGATAGATTGACTGCTTATAATATTTCCGCTGATGAAGTAATGGAATCTCTGAATGATCAGAGTTTGGAAGCGTCCCCTGGAAAAACTGGAGAAAGCTCAGGAAAGCGTTCGCAGTCTTTCGAATATGTATTAAAATATCCCGGACGTTTTAATAATGAAAAAGATTATGGAAATATTATTTTAAGAGCAAAACCTGATGGTGAATCCATACGTCTGAAAGATGTTGCTGATATTGAATTTGGAAGTTCCATGTATGATATCTATTCAACGTTGAATGGTAAACCGTCTGCCGCTATTACTGTAAAGCAATCTTACGGATCTAACGCAAGTGACGTTATCAAAAACGTAAAAGCCTTGATGAAAGATCTTGAAAAGAATAATTTCCCGAAAGGAATGCATTATGATATCAGCTATGACGTTTCCAGATTCCTGGATGCGTCAATGGAGAAAGTAATTCATACCTTATTTGAAGCGTTTATATTAGTAGCAATCGTAGTATTTCTTTTCCTGGGAGATTGGCGTTCAACCTTGATTCCTGCCTTGGCTGTTCCTGTTTCATTAGTAGGAACCTTTGCAATCATGTCTGCTTTTGGAATCACACTGAATATGATCTCTCTCTTTGCCCTGGTTATGGCCATTGGAGTTGTAGTAGATGATGCAATTGTTGTGATTGAAGCCGTTCATGCCAAGATGGAGGAAAAGAATCTTTCTCCTTTAAAAGCTACAGAAGAAGCAATGCACGAGATCAGTGGAGCAATTATAGCAATTACACTGGTAATGGCCTCCGTATTTATTCCGATCGCGTTTATGTCTGGACCGGTTGGGGTATTCTATCGTCAGTTTTCAATTACGATGGCTTCATCCATTATCTTATCGGGGGTTGTAGCACTTACGCTGACACCGGCATTATGTGCGTTAATCCTGAAAAATAATCACGGAAAGGCTAAAAAGAAAACTCCGGTTAGTATTTTCCTTGATAAATTCAATAATATATTTACGAAAGGAGCAGGGAAATATGAGAAGATGCTGAATAAAACAGTAACGAAAAAAGTGGTTACACTACCATTGTTACTAGGGTTCTGTATTTGTACATTCTTTCTGAGCAACTCACTTCCGTCAGGATTTATCCCGGCAGAAGACCAGGGGATGATCTATGCGATTATCCAGACTCCTCCGGGATCTACTCTTGAAAGAACGAATCAGATTGCCAAGGAACTTCTAAGAGAGTCAGAAGATATTGACGGAGTACAGTCTGTTTCTTCACTGGCAGGGTATGAAATTTTGACAGAAGGTACCGGATCAAACTCAGGAACCTGTCTGATCAACCTTAAAAGCTGGGAAGAGCGTAAGGAATCTGCCGCAGAAATTATTGAGAAGCTGGAAGAAAAAGCCAAGAATATTCCGGGAGCCAATATTGAATTCTTCCAGCCTCCTTCTATTCCAGGGTATGGTGCTGCGGGAGGTTTTGAACTTCGTTTATTGGATAAGGGAGGTAGTGGTGATTATCATAAGATGGAACAGGTAAGTAATGATTTTGTAAAGGAATTGAAGAAACGTCCTGAGCTGGGATCTGCATTTACATTCTACTCTGCCAGTTTTCCGCAGTATATGCTTAAGATAGATAATGATCTTGCGGAACAGAAAGGGGTAACGATTGCAAAGGCAATGGATAATTTATCTACTCTGATAGGTTCCAACTACGAGACCAGTTTTATCCGTTTCGACAGACCTTATAAGGTTATTGTTCAGGCGGGTCCGCAGTATCGTGCGTTGCCTACCGATCTTTTAAAACTATATGTTAAAAATGATAAGGATCAGATGGTCCCGTATTCAGACTTTATGCACCTTGAAAAGGTATATGGTTTATCAGAGATTACAAGGCATAATATGTACAACTCTGCAGAGGTAAGTGGAACTCCGGCACCTGGATATAGTAGTGGTCAGGCCATTCAAGCCATTAAGGAAGTTGCAGATAAAACCCTTCCGAGAGGCTTCGGTATCGACTGGGCAGGGATTTCAAAAGATGAAGTAAGCCGTGGAAATGAAGCGGTATTTATCTTCCTGGTATGTTTAGGCTTTGTATATCTGATCCTTGCGGCACAGTATGAAAGCTTTATTCTTCCGCTACCGGTAATTTTATCTCTGCCTACAGGTATTTTCGGAGCATTTTTATGTCTAAAACTTTTAGGGTTGGAGAATAATATCTACGCGCAGGTGGCTATGGTCATGCTTATCGGTCTTTTAGGTAAAAATGCCGTACTGATTGTTGAATTTGCCGTTCAGAAAAAAGCCGAAGAGGGAATTTCTGTTGCTAAGGCAGCCATAGAAGGAGCAGCCATCCGTTTCCGTCCGATTTTGATGACCTCATTTGCATTTGTTGCCGGATTAATTCCTTTGGTTATTGCAACAGGTCCGGGAGCTGTAGGAAACAGAACCATTGGTACCGCAGCGGCAGGAGGAATGCTGATAGGGACAGTCTTTGGATTGATGATAATTCCGGGATTGTATTACATCTTTGGAACCATTGCTGAAAAATCTAGACTGGCGAGATACGAGGAGGAAAATCCTTTAACAGAACAAACTGAACCTTATGAACATGATGGAAAATTTGAA